One window of Gemmobacter aquarius genomic DNA carries:
- the gmd gene encoding GDP-mannose 4,6-dehydratase, with product MKRALITGITGQDGSYLAELLLAKGYEVHGIKRRSSLFNTGRIDHIFEDVHKPGARFKLHYGDLTDSSNLTRILREVEPDEVYNLGAQSHVAVSFEAPEYTADVDAMGTLRLLEAIRFLGLEKKTRFYQASTSELYGLVQETPQRETTPFHPRSPYAVAKMYAYWITVNYREAYGLYACNGILFNHESPRRGETFVTRKITRGMANIAQGLEDCLYMGNIDALRDWGHAKDYVRMQWMMLQQEAPDDFVIATGVQHSVRDFIRWTAAELGLQLRFERSGVDEVAVVEAVTSDIAPEVKLDQVVMRIDPRYFRPAEVETLLGDPTKARETLGWVPEVTAQEMCAEMVAADLKTARRHRLLREHGLELPVALEG from the coding sequence ATGAAGCGCGCACTCATCACCGGCATCACAGGGCAGGACGGATCATATCTCGCCGAGTTGCTCTTGGCCAAGGGCTACGAGGTGCACGGCATCAAGCGCCGGTCGTCTCTTTTTAACACGGGGCGGATCGACCACATCTTCGAGGATGTCCATAAGCCGGGTGCCCGCTTCAAGCTGCATTACGGCGACCTGACGGACAGCTCGAACCTGACGCGGATCCTGCGCGAGGTGGAGCCGGACGAGGTCTATAACCTTGGCGCACAGAGCCATGTGGCGGTGAGTTTCGAGGCGCCGGAATACACCGCGGATGTCGATGCGATGGGCACGCTACGGCTGCTCGAGGCGATCCGCTTTCTTGGGCTGGAGAAGAAGACGCGCTTCTATCAGGCCAGCACATCCGAGCTTTACGGCCTCGTGCAAGAGACGCCGCAGCGCGAGACGACACCGTTCCACCCGCGCAGCCCCTATGCCGTCGCGAAGATGTACGCCTACTGGATCACGGTGAACTACCGCGAGGCCTACGGGCTTTATGCCTGCAACGGCATCCTCTTCAACCACGAGAGCCCGCGCCGGGGCGAGACCTTCGTGACGCGCAAGATCACGCGCGGCATGGCAAACATCGCGCAGGGGCTCGAGGATTGCCTTTATATGGGCAACATTGACGCGCTTCGGGATTGGGGCCATGCCAAGGACTACGTCCGAATGCAGTGGATGATGCTGCAACAGGAGGCACCCGACGATTTTGTCATCGCCACGGGCGTGCAACATTCCGTTCGCGACTTTATCCGATGGACAGCTGCAGAATTGGGCCTTCAGCTACGCTTCGAACGCTCGGGCGTTGACGAGGTCGCCGTGGTTGAGGCGGTGACCTCTGATATTGCGCCCGAGGTCAAGCTCGACCAAGTCGTCATGCGGATCGACCCGCGCTACTTCCGCCCAGCAGAGGTAGAAACGTTGCTAGGCGATCCTACCAAAGCACGTGAGACGCTCGGCTGGGTACCTGAAGTCACCGCGCAGGAAATGTGCGCCGAAATGGTCGCCGCCGACCTTAAAACTGCTCGCCGGCACCGGCTGTTACGAGAGCACGGGCTGGAATTGCCCGTCGCGCTGGAGGGATAA
- a CDS encoding WcaI family glycosyltransferase, with translation MERPLRILLVGINYSPEIISIAVYSSGMAEFLAKQGHTVEVVTAHPYFPEWRAHEGWGGLRWLKERVGGVDVTHCPIYIPGNPSGVKRILHHASFAISSLPVLLSKAFRGKYDVVFVVAPSLVAAPIGALAARLSGAKAWLHVQDFEVEAAFATGLISSKTLIGRVAVRFERWSMRFFDRVSTISPQMRKRLIEKGVPQHETVEFRNWSDLEAIKPLDRPSSLKAELGLTEKKVVLYSGNLGKKQGLEAIVRAAEALRDRKDIVFVIAGDGPLRPDLERLASGLSNVIFIPLQPYDRLSDLLGMASVHVLPQMVDAADLVLPSKLINMLASGRPIVATAMPHTGIWDEVQGAGAVVPPGDAVALAQAITGLVDDPSRMDTLGKTARARAIERWDISNTLSGLQDDLRSLVKATPQERGQKTA, from the coding sequence ATGGAGCGACCGCTGCGTATTCTTCTGGTGGGTATCAACTACTCGCCGGAAATCATCTCGATTGCCGTCTACTCTTCAGGCATGGCTGAATTTTTGGCCAAACAGGGCCACACCGTGGAGGTCGTGACGGCACACCCCTATTTTCCCGAGTGGCGCGCACATGAGGGTTGGGGCGGTTTGCGCTGGTTAAAAGAGCGCGTGGGCGGCGTGGACGTCACGCACTGCCCGATCTATATTCCCGGCAATCCGTCCGGTGTGAAACGAATTTTGCACCACGCATCCTTCGCAATCTCTTCTTTGCCTGTCCTTCTGTCGAAGGCGTTTCGGGGCAAATACGATGTCGTGTTTGTCGTGGCTCCGTCTCTGGTGGCAGCACCGATTGGCGCGCTTGCTGCGCGGCTGTCGGGTGCAAAGGCGTGGCTGCATGTTCAGGACTTCGAAGTCGAGGCCGCCTTCGCGACCGGGCTTATTTCTTCGAAGACCCTTATCGGCCGAGTGGCCGTTAGATTTGAACGGTGGAGTATGCGCTTCTTCGACCGCGTGAGCACAATCTCTCCCCAAATGCGGAAACGACTGATCGAAAAGGGCGTCCCGCAGCACGAAACGGTGGAGTTCAGGAACTGGTCCGATCTCGAGGCGATCAAGCCGCTTGACCGACCGTCCTCGCTTAAGGCCGAACTCGGGCTGACGGAAAAGAAGGTTGTCCTCTACTCGGGCAACCTCGGGAAGAAGCAGGGTCTAGAAGCGATTGTCCGCGCGGCGGAGGCGCTGCGGGATCGGAAAGATATCGTCTTCGTCATTGCGGGCGACGGCCCGCTTCGCCCCGATCTTGAACGATTGGCGTCGGGGCTTTCCAACGTAATCTTCATCCCGCTGCAGCCCTATGATCGGCTCTCTGACCTCCTCGGCATGGCATCGGTCCACGTGCTTCCGCAGATGGTGGACGCGGCGGACCTCGTCTTGCCGTCGAAACTCATCAATATGCTCGCCTCCGGTCGCCCCATTGTCGCGACCGCGATGCCTCACACCGGCATCTGGGACGAAGTCCAAGGTGCAGGGGCGGTCGTCCCTCCGGGAGACGCAGTAGCACTCGCTCAAGCCATCACTGGTCTCGTCGACGACCCCTCCCGGATGGACACGCTTGGCAAAACCGCACGAGCCAGAGCGATTGAGCGCTGGGACATTTCGAATACACTGTCGGGCCTACAGGATGACCTGAGAAGCCTCGTCAAAGCCACACCGCAAGAAAGAGGCCAGAAGACCGCATGA
- a CDS encoding sugar transferase: MEMTFERGRIEDKLGFSEAERLAIVPTAETFVDVGATSQNTFYRRHGKRSFDITLVLLAAPVWIPLIALLAALVIMDGGNPFYGQSRVGRGGRTFRMWKIRSMVVGADDVLDQYLSADPAIRAEWDEKQKLEKDPRITRVGKLLRKTSFDELPQFWNVLVGDMSLVGPRPMMVDQKMIYPGSAYYALRPGVTGPWQISARNRSSFRERARYDERYLEECSLGHDLRTVLNTVPVVLAGRGV; this comes from the coding sequence ATGGAAATGACATTTGAACGTGGACGGATTGAAGATAAATTAGGGTTTAGCGAGGCTGAACGACTTGCAATTGTACCGACTGCAGAGACGTTCGTTGACGTCGGGGCGACCTCGCAGAACACGTTTTACCGTCGCCACGGAAAGCGGTCCTTCGACATAACCCTCGTTCTGCTTGCTGCGCCGGTCTGGATTCCGCTGATAGCGTTGCTGGCCGCTCTCGTGATCATGGATGGTGGGAACCCCTTCTACGGTCAAAGCCGCGTTGGTCGCGGCGGTCGGACTTTCCGGATGTGGAAGATCCGCTCGATGGTGGTTGGCGCAGACGATGTATTGGACCAGTACCTGTCAGCCGACCCTGCGATCCGCGCCGAATGGGACGAAAAGCAAAAGCTCGAAAAAGACCCCCGCATCACCCGCGTCGGCAAACTTCTCCGCAAGACGTCATTCGACGAGCTCCCGCAGTTCTGGAACGTCCTCGTGGGCGACATGAGCCTCGTCGGCCCGCGTCCGATGATGGTCGACCAGAAGATGATCTATCCCGGCTCTGCTTATTACGCCTTGCGCCCAGGCGTGACCGGCCCATGGCAAATCTCGGCGCGAAATCGGTCCAGCTTTAGAGAGCGTGCGCGCTATGACGAGCGGTATCTTGAAGAATGCTCCCTCGGACACGACCTGCGGACCGTTCTGAACACAGTGCCTGTCGTCCTGGCTGGGCGCGGTGTGTGA